One Rhododendron vialii isolate Sample 1 chromosome 2a, ASM3025357v1 genomic region harbors:
- the LOC131318212 gene encoding 15-cis-zeta-carotene isomerase, chloroplastic: MATSLLLSNPFSPLSHFPTKHRTFAPKVTLPTPKSTPPFLVKNNPYSPQPPRISQKTRAGASEIGETAKEEEEEAEEEVVFAGEDSAEFDLGKQKITSWIYFTGVLGVVLFVLDVVWIDNSTGFGKAFVDSVYSVSGSHEVAMFMLTLIFAAVHSGLASFRDKGEKLIGERAFRVLFAGTSLPLAVSTVVYFINHRYDGVQLWQLQSVPGLHEVTWLANFISFFFLYPSTFNLLEVAAVDKPKMHLWETGIMRITRHPQMVGQVIWCLAHTIWIGNSVAVAASIGLIGHHLFGVWNGDRRLAIRYGDAFETVKSRTSVFPFAAILDGRQKLPEDYYKEFIRLPYLTITALTLGAYFAHPLMQAASYRLHW; this comes from the exons ATGGCCACTTCTCTCCTCCTTTCAAACCCCTTCTCACCCCTCTCTCACTTCCCCACCAAGCACAGAACATTTGCCCCCAAAGTCACCTTACCGACCCCCAAATCCACTCCACCCTTCCTAGTCAAGAACAACCCGTATTCGCCGCAACCCCCGAGAATTTCCCAAAAGACACGCGCCGGCGCGTCCGAAATCGGAGAAACGgcgaaggaggaggaggaggaggcggaggaggaggttgTTTTTGCGGGGGAGGATTCGGCGGAATTCGATTTGGGCAAGCAGAAGATTACGTCTTGGATTTATTTTACTGGGGTTTTGGGCGTTGTGCTATTCGTGCTCGACGTGGTCTGGATTGATAACTCTACTGGATTCGGAAAAGCTTTCGTCGATTCCGTTTACAGCGTTTCTGGAAGCCATGAG GTTGCTATGTTTATGCTTACTCTCATTTTTGCCGCTGTCCACAGTGGCTTGGCTAGTTTCAGAGATAAAGGCGAGAAACTTATTGGAGAACGTGCATTCCGTGTTTTGTTTGCAGGGACTTCTCTTCCGTTGGCTGTTAGCACTGTT GTATACTTCATCAACCACAGATATGATGGTGTACAGTTATGGCAGTTGCAAAGTGTTCCGGGTTTACATGAAGTCACCTGGCTCGCGAATtttatttccttctttttcctctaTCCATCAACTTTTAATTTACTAGAGGTAGCAGCCGTTGACAAGCCTAAAATGCATCTTTGGGAGACTGGTATCATGAGAATAACTCGGCACCCACAG ATGGTTGGCCAAGTGATTTGGTGCTTGGCACACACAATCTGGATTGGCAACTCTGTTGCAGTGGCAGCCTCCATCGGGCTAATAGGGCACCATTTATTTGGCGTTTGGAACGGAGATAGGAGGCTAGCTATACGATATGGCGATGCCTTTGAAACCGTGAAGAGCCGAACAAGTGTTTTTCCATTCGCAGCTATTCTTGATGGCCGTCAGAAGTTGCCTGAAGATTACTACAAAGAGTTCATCCGTTTGCCGTATTTAACCATCACTGCATTGACTTTGGGTGCTTACTTCGCTCATCCGCTTATGCAAGCTGCCAGTTATAGGCTTCATTGGTAG
- the LOC131318213 gene encoding probable manganese-transporting ATPase PDR2, with translation MPGRFHVGGKVVDHVDLLRKRHWPWRLDVWPFAIIYAAWIVTVVPSLDFGDAAIVLGGLVALHILAFLFTVWSVDFGCFVKYSKVNDIHQADACKVTPAKFCGSKEVVPLHFRKLASSSRQEEEVYFDFRKQCFIYSKERETFCKLPYPSKEAFGYYLKSSGHGSEAKVIAATEKWGRNAFEYPQPTFQKLMKEHCMEPFFVFQVFCVGLWCLDEYWYYSLFTLFMLFMFESTMAKSRLKTLTELRRVRVDGQTLMVYRCGKWVKLSGMDLLPGDVVSIGRSTGENGEDKSVPADMLILAGSAIVNEAILTGESTPQWKASIMGRGAEEKLSVRRDKNHVLFGGTKILQHTPDKSFHLRAPDGGCVAVVLRTGFETSQGKLMRTILFSTDRVTANSWESGLFILFLVVFAVIAAGYVLKKGLEDPTRSKYKLFLSCSLIITSVIPPELPMELSIAVNTSLIALARRGIFCTEPFRIPFAGKVDICCFDKTGTLTSDDMEFSGVVGLTDNMELETDMSKVPVRTMEILASCHALVFVDNKLVGDPLEKAALKGIDWSYKSDEKAIPKKGSGNAVQIVQRHHFASHLKRMAVVVRIQEQFLAFVKGAPETIQEMLIDLPPSYVQTYKKYTRQGSRVLALAYKFLPEMTVSEARSLDRDLVESGLTFAGFAVFNCPIRADSATVLAELKGSSHDLVMITGDQALTACHVASQVHIISKPALILGPSKNGAGYEWVSPDESESIGYSTEDVEPLSATHDLCIGGDCIAMLQQTLAVLKVIPYVKVFARVAPEQKELIMTTFKTVGRITLMCGDGTNDVGALKQAHVGTALLNAIPPPTKTEKPPSESSSKDESARSAKSKKLKPTTESSKAPSVNGEGPSKSRVVAKSESSSHSASGNRHLTAAEAQRQKLKKLMDELNEDGGDGRSAPIVKLGDASMASPFTAKHASVAPTTDIIRQGRSTLVTTLQMFKILGLNCLATAYVLSVMYLDGVKLGDIQATISGVFTAAFFLFISHARPLPTLSAERPHPNVFCPYVFLSLLGQFAIHILFLISSVKEAEKYMPDECIEPDSEFHPNLVNTVSYMVSMMIQVATFAVNYMGHPFNQSVTENKPFLYALLAAVGFFTVITSDLFRGLNDWLRLVPLPRGLRDKLLLWAFLMFLVCYTWERLLRWAFPGKIPAWRRRQQAAVANSEKKRL, from the exons GTTAATGATATTCACCAAGCAGATGCATGCAAAGTAACTCCGGCAAAATTCTGTGGTTCTAAAGAAGTTGTGCCACTTCATTTTCGGAAG CTGGCAAGTTCGTCACGACAGGAGGAAGAGGTTTATTTCGATTTCAGAAAGCAATGCTTTATCTATTCGAAAGAGAGGGAGACCTTTTGTAAGCTTCCTTATCCTTCTAAGGAAGCATTTGGCTACTATCTCAAAAGCTCTGGCCATGGCTCTGAAGCAAAAGTTATTGCTGCTACTGAGAAGTGGGGACGCAACGC ATTTGAGTATCCTCAGCCCACATTCCAGAAATTAATGAAAGAGCACTGTATGGAGCCCTTCTTCGTATTTCAG GTCTTCTGTGTGGGTCTCTGGTGTTTGGATGAGTACTGGTATTACAGTTTGTTCACCCTGTTTATGCTGTTTATGTTTGAGTCAACAATGGCAAAAAGTCGTTTGAAGACTCTAACTGAGCTTAGACGCGTAAGAGTGGATGGCCAGACTCTAATGGTGTATAGATGTGGCAA GTGGGTGAAACTCTCTGGGATGGATCTTCTGCCTGGAGATGTTGTGTCCATAGGACGTTCTACTGGTGAGAATGGAGAAGATAAGTCTGTACCAGCAGATATGCTTATATTAGCTGGAAGTGCAATAGTTAATGAAGCCATTCTCACCGGCGAATCTACCCCCCAGTGGAAG GCTTCAATCATGGGTAGGGGAGCTGAGGAGAAGTTGTCAGTTAGGCGAGATAAAAACCATGTTCTTTTCGGAGGAACGAAGATATTGCAGCATACACCAGATAAA AGCTTTCATTTGAGAGCCCCTGATGGTGGCTGCGTGGCTGTTGTTCTACGAACTGGGTTTGAAACCAGCCAAGGAAAACTGATGCGaactattttgttttctacAGACAGG GTTACTGCTAACAGCTGGGAAAGTGGGCTTTTCATATTGTTCTTAGTTGTATTTGCAGTTATAGCGGCTGGTTATGTGCTAAAAAAG GGACTGGAAGATCCGACGAGGAGCAAATACAAGCTTTTCCTGAGTTGTTCGTTGATAATTACTTCTGTGATCCCACCTGAGCTGCCAATGGAATTATCAATAGCTGTTAATACATCTCTTATTGCACTGGCACGACGGGGAATATTCTGTACAGAACCTTTTCGAATTCCATTTGCTGGGAAG GTGGatatatgttgttttgacaaAACCGGAACACTCACATCTGATGACATG GAGTTTTCCGGAGTTGTTGGATTGACTGACAACATGGAGTTAGAAACTGATATGAGTAAAGTGCCTGTTCGCACTATGGAAATTCTTGCTTCTTGCCATGCTTTAGTATTTGTGGACAACAAGTTG GTTGGTGATCCTCTTGAGAAGGCTGCACTTAAGGGAATAGACTGGAGTTATAAATCAGATGAGAAAGCCATACCAAAAAA GGGGAGTGGTAATGCCGTTCAAATTGTGCAGAGACACCACTTTGCATCTCACTTGAAACGAATGGCAGTTGTTGTTCGTATTCAGGAGCAATTCCTTGCTTTTGTGAAG GGTGCTCCAGAAACCATTCAGGAGATGCTCATTGATTTACCTCCTTCGTATGTTCAAACCTACAAGAAATACACACGTCAGGGTTCTCGAGTCTTGGCCCTGGCTTACAAGTTCCTTCCAGAAATGACA GTCAGCGAAGCTAGAAGCTTAGATAGAGATCTTGTGGAGAGTGGGCTTACTTTTGCAGGTTTTGCG GTATTTAATTGTCCTATTAGAGCGGATTCAGCCACTGTGTTGGCCGAGCTGAAAGGATCATCACATGACTTG GTGATGATTACTGGTGATCAAGCTCTGACAGCCTGTCATGTTGCTAGTCAAGTTCATATTATTTCAAAACCAGCTCTGATTCTTGGTCCATCAAAGAATGGTGCGGGATATGAGTGGGTTTCGCCAGATGAGAGTGAGAGTATCGGTTATAG TACGGAAGATGTTGAACCTTTATCGGCAACTCATGATCTCTGTATCGGGGGCGATTGCATTGCAATGTTGCAGCAGACTTTAGCTGTTCTTAAAGTCATCCCATATGTGAAG GTTTTTGCTAGAGTTGCTCCTGAACAAAAAGAACTCATCATGACAACCTTTAAAACAGTGGGAAGGATAACATTGATGTGTGGCGATGGAACTAACGATGTTGGAGCTCTCAAGCAG gCCCATGTAGGAACGGCTCTGTTGAATGCAATCCCGCCTCCTACAAAGACCGAAAAGCCGCCTTCTGAATCATCGTCAAAAGATGAAAGTGCAAGGTCTGCCAAGTCAAAGAAACTTAAGCCTACTACAGAGTCAAGCAAAGCCCCAAGCGTAAATGGAGAGGGCCCTTCAAAGAGCAGAGTAGTTGCAAAGTCAGAATCCTCTTCACACTCGGCCAGTGGTAACCGTCATTTGACTGCTGCAGAGGCCCAACGGCAAAAGTTAAAGAAGCTCATGGACGAGCTAAATGAGGACGGAGGTGATGGTCGATCCGCTCCAATTGTCAAACTTGGTGACGCATCAATGGCATCCCCATTCACGGCAAAGCATGCTTCAGTGGCCCCCACTACGGACATAATCCGTCAGGGCCGTAGTACCCTTGTCACTACCCTGCAAATGTTCAAAATACTTGGCCTGAACTGCCTTGCGACCGCCTACGTTTTGAGTGTTATGTATCTGGATGGTGTCAAGTTGGGAGATATTCAGGCAACCATTAGTGGGGTATTCACCGCCGCCTTTTTCCTATTTATTTCTCATGCACGACCGCTTCCCACCCTTTCGGCGGAACGGCCCCACCCCAATGTCTTCTGCCCTTACgtgttcctctctctcctcggaCAGTTTGCGATCCACATCCTTTTCTTGATCTCATCAGTGAAAGAGGCAGAGAAATACATGCCTGATGAATGTATTGAACCGGATTCTGAGTTCCACCCAAATTTGGTTAATACCGTTTCATACATGGTGAGCATGATGATCCAGGTGGCAACTTTTGCAGTTAATTACATGGGGCACCCTTTTAACCAGAGTGTGACGGAAAACAAGCCGTTTTTGTATGCCCTTTTGGCTGCTGTTGGGTTTTTTACAGTTATAACCTCGGACTTGTTCAGGGGCTTGAATGACTGGTTGAGGTTGGTCCCTTTGCCGAGGGGATTGAGGGATAAGCTGTTGCTTTGGGCCTTCTTAATGTTCTTGGTCTGCTATACGTGGGAGCGATTATTGAGGTGGGCTTTCCCTGGTAAGATCCCTGCTTGGAGGAGGCGGCAACAGGCGGCTGTAGCTAACTCAGAAAAGAAACGCCTCTAA